The stretch of DNA GTTCCATCTGTCTCATTGCGAAGAAGGATGACCGGATGGCAGGTTTTAACCTTGTCTCCTTCGGAAGCGTGTTCATGCCCGTAGTGCAGATGAAAAGGACCTTTCGACCATCGGAGGCATGGTCCGAGCAGATCACTGTCAGCAGAAATTTCAGAGGAAAAGGCCTTGCTACCCTTCTACGTTATCATATCTTCGATGAACTGAAGAACAGAGGGATCAAGAGATTCTACGGCGGTACCCTGCTCTCAAACACCCCAAACCGAAAACTGTCCCGCAAGGTTGGCTTTAACGGGATAGCGGACATATGTTACAAGAAATCCATTGCTGAACGAACATGGACTTTTACCAGGGTAAACGGATGAAGCCGGCAAGGAAATTAAATGAATTTCTGGTTGGCAACCTTCTTTTTCCGGCCACCAGCAATCTTTTTAACCGTAAAAAGATCCTTTCCAACTACAGGGCATTCAGGAAATCTGAATGGTATTCCCCCGAGCGCTTAGCCGAGATCCAGACCGATAGCCTGAAAAGATTGGTCGATTATGCCTACAATTGGATCCCTTTCTACCGAACCAGGTTCGATGATATCGGCATGAAGCCCGGAGACATCAGAACCCTTGAGGACATCAGTTCCATCCCTCCGGTAACCCGGCAGGATGTCATCGAACATCATCACCTCATGGTGGACAAACGGTTTGTCAAGTCGGCTCTCTTTGCCGATCAGGGCTCACGGAAAGCAGGCGCCCCTATCCCCTTCGCTCCACTCAGGAAAAACCGTCTGGTTCGCAACACCTCAAGCGGCTCTACCGGCGCTCCGACAGTCTTTTACGAGGATGGTTCCCGCACCGCGATGAACTGGGCTCACGAACTGCGGTTCAGAAACTGGTTTGATATCGGCCCGGGTACCAGGGAAGCCCGTTTCGCCAGATTGTCCACCGATTTTATGCCCAACAGCCGTGATTTTTTGTTCCGGAAATATTTCTGGAACCAGCTGGTCTTGCCCGGGCTCAACCTTGCGGAGGAGGATTACGACATATGCCACAGGAGCCTTATGGAATACAGACCCGGGGTATTCTGGGGATCCACGTCCGCTCTCATCGGTTTTGCCCGGTATGTCAAGGACCATGAAATCGACTTTGCCCCTTACCGACCGGAACTGATCATTACCTGGGCAGCTCCAATGTACGAACACGAGGAGGCACTTATGAGGGAAGTTTTTCAGTGTCACGTAACGAACATTTATGGAGCACGGGAGGTAGGACACATTGCCTGCCGATGCCCTGAGGGGAGTTACCATATCAATCAGGAGGTCCTGCTGGTTGAGCAGGAAGAGATTATGTCGGATGGTCATGGCGCTGGAGAGATCCTGGTCACGACCCTGGACACGACGATCATGCCCTTTATCCGCTACCGGATGGGGGACATCGGCAGGGTCTCCAGAGACAGAGACAAATGTTCCTGCGGGAGGACCCTCCAGACGCTGGAGAACCTCCTGGGCCGCACGGGTGAAGTTTTTACCACAAAAGATGGCCGCATGATCTCACTCATCTTCTGGTGTGATGCATTCATGAACCCGGCGCTCAGCGAAAAGATTGTCCGTTTCCAGGTGATTTACAAAGCCAACGATGACATCAGGATAATACTCGTCAAAGGTAATGGTTTCAAACAGGATACGGAAAATGAACTATATCGGTTCCTCCGGGACAACTTCAGTGAAGATATAAAGATCTCTTTCCAGTATGCTGATGAGATCAAACCACGAATTTCCGGAAAATATCAGATGGTTGTCAATGAAATGGAGACCCGGTCATGAGAGACGCGAGAGTGGGGCTCCAGGGGGGCACCTGACATTTTTCCGCTAAACCCCAAAATGCAGGTGAACTCAAACCTTATGTGCCAAAAAACAGAGACAGAAGGAAACTAAATTGGCTAAGGGGTTCAGAAAATGAAAATTTACGAAGTTCTTACCAGGATTTTCTTAAATCCTGAAGAGATAGATAGCACTATTTCCTTCTATGAAAATCTTTTTGGACAAAAATGCAAATTACGGTTCAAATATCCTGAAAAAGGACTTGAACTAGCTTCAGTTGGTTCATTCTTGCTGATTTCAGGTTCAACAAATCACTTGAAACCATTCAGAGATACAAAAGTAACCTTATTGGTTGATTCAATTGATGATTTAAAGGAATTCCTTCAGGAACAGGGAGCAACCATATTGGAAGAACCGAAATCGGTCCCTACGGGAAGAAATATGCGAGTAAAGCATATAGATGGCTTGGTCGTTGAATATATTGAACACAACGCAGCAGATTGCCCATAACAACAGCATCAACTCGGACTGCCGATTCCGCTGCGCTTCATCGCCATCCGGTTGTGCTGGGCATTATGTGCTTTAAGGTATAGAGAGAAGCATGAAATATATTTCGATACTTCGTGGGATAAACGTCAGTGGGCAAAAGAAGATAAAAATGATCGAGCTGAAATTATTGTATGAGTCATTGGGTTTTCAAAATGTGGTGACTTACATTCAGAGTGGTAATGTAATATTTGACGCAAGTGATAAAAATAAATCTAATATAAAAACGTTGATAGAAGAAGCTATAGAAAAGAAGTACAAATTTCATGTGTCTGTAGAAATTCGTACAAAACGAGAGATTGGGAACATTATTAAAAATAGTCCTTTTGGTCCTGTTGATCTAGTAGAAGATGGTACAAAGGTATTAGTAACGTTTCTATGCACTAAGCCGGATAAAGTTAAGATTTCAAATGTACTGAACTATGTTGTTTTACCCGAAAAGTTGGTTGTTAAAGGGAAAGAGGTATACCTATATTGCCCTAATGGCTACGGGAAAAGTAAGCTGTCAAACACCTTTCTCGAGAACAAACTAGGGGTTAAGGCTACCACTAGAAACTGGAAGTCAGTGCATAAAATATATGAATTGTTAGTGTAGCGTAAACGCACATAACCAGGCGCTCCAGCGGACAGCCGAAAGTGGAAACAAGGCCTAACAAATCGTTCGTTGGGACGCAGCGCCGCAACGCGGCTTGCGCCCCACAGCTCAGGCGATTAGCCAGCCGGGCGCGGCGATGGCAAGCAGAACGATGAGAAGCAGTAAGAAGGTGCTCGACAACTTGTGGACCTCAACGCCTCAATCGGCCGGAATTTTGAAAAATGGAGACTTGGCCGCTTTGCCCGACGCGGCGCGCCGCTACTTGCAGCACGCGATTGTTGATGGCACACATTTGGCAACCATAGTCCGCTTGCGCATGCACGGCGAAATCAAGCTTGGTCGTTGGCTACCCTTTACTGCTGAACAGGTCATCCATCGCGATCGGGGCATGCTATGGTGCGCTACGGTTCGGATGTTTGGTCTGCCTGTTCGAGGCTTCGACAGCTATCTGGATGGCCAAGGCGAGATGCGCTGGAAGATGTTGGGTCTCATCCCGATCGTTACCGGCTCCGGACCAGACATCAGCCGGTCGGCACTGGGCCGTCTTCAGGCTGAACTCGTGTGGTTACCCTCCGCGCTTTGTGGGCCTGAAGTGTCATGGACATCGTCTTCAGAGTACCAGACTCAGGCGGAGTTTCATTTACACGGTCACGCCGCAACGTTGGAACTTGCGGTGGATTCAGTTGGTCGCCTTCACATGGTGAAGATGATTCGCTGGGGCAATCCGTCTGGCGGAGCCTATGAATCGTTGCCTTTCGGGGGAATCGTGGAAGATGAGTCGAGGTTCGGCGGATACACTGTACCTAGTCGCCTTCGTGTTGGCTGGTATCTAGGTACAGAACGCTTCGATACCGAGGGGGACTTTTTTCACGTTACTGTCGATGATGCCGTGTACCGGTGCGGGCGGCGTTAACTGGCATTGGGGCACAGGCGAAGCGAATGATAGAAAAAGAAGTCACGTTTCAATCAGGGAACATCACCGGGGTTGACA from Deltaproteobacteria bacterium encodes:
- a CDS encoding DUF1697 domain-containing protein, whose translation is MKYISILRGINVSGQKKIKMIELKLLYESLGFQNVVTYIQSGNVIFDASDKNKSNIKTLIEEAIEKKYKFHVSVEIRTKREIGNIIKNSPFGPVDLVEDGTKVLVTFLCTKPDKVKISNVLNYVVLPEKLVVKGKEVYLYCPNGYGKSKLSNTFLENKLGVKATTRNWKSVHKIYELLV
- a CDS encoding VOC family protein — encoded protein: MKIYEVLTRIFLNPEEIDSTISFYENLFGQKCKLRFKYPEKGLELASVGSFLLISGSTNHLKPFRDTKVTLLVDSIDDLKEFLQEQGATILEEPKSVPTGRNMRVKHIDGLVVEYIEHNAADCP
- a CDS encoding GNAT family N-acetyltransferase — translated: MNIVQTIRKTTRNYRDHGLGITVSKASRRLISFAYERRIYRIYRIHLDNHPVMQHDDKGFTFRLVQPEEHELVKQIEAMEEWIEGKVAEKLQSGSICLIAKKDDRMAGFNLVSFGSVFMPVVQMKRTFRPSEAWSEQITVSRNFRGKGLATLLRYHIFDELKNRGIKRFYGGTLLSNTPNRKLSRKVGFNGIADICYKKSIAERTWTFTRVNG
- a CDS encoding phenylacetate--CoA ligase family protein yields the protein MKPARKLNEFLVGNLLFPATSNLFNRKKILSNYRAFRKSEWYSPERLAEIQTDSLKRLVDYAYNWIPFYRTRFDDIGMKPGDIRTLEDISSIPPVTRQDVIEHHHLMVDKRFVKSALFADQGSRKAGAPIPFAPLRKNRLVRNTSSGSTGAPTVFYEDGSRTAMNWAHELRFRNWFDIGPGTREARFARLSTDFMPNSRDFLFRKYFWNQLVLPGLNLAEEDYDICHRSLMEYRPGVFWGSTSALIGFARYVKDHEIDFAPYRPELIITWAAPMYEHEEALMREVFQCHVTNIYGAREVGHIACRCPEGSYHINQEVLLVEQEEIMSDGHGAGEILVTTLDTTIMPFIRYRMGDIGRVSRDRDKCSCGRTLQTLENLLGRTGEVFTTKDGRMISLIFWCDAFMNPALSEKIVRFQVIYKANDDIRIILVKGNGFKQDTENELYRFLRDNFSEDIKISFQYADEIKPRISGKYQMVVNEMETRS